The following is a genomic window from Armatimonadota bacterium.
GGAGTTGGTCTGCCTGCCCACGCTGCTCTTGCTGCGCATCGCCGTCTCTGCCGCGGCCGCGGTCGGGGCGGAGCTTGCTGCGGCGCGGCGGCCCCACATCGGGTGGGACTTCCTGTCGCCGGGGTGGGAGAGTTGGATGACCGCCGCGGCCTTCGCGGTGATCGCGGTCTACCTGGTGCGCGGCGCCCTGATGCCGCCTGAGCGGGCACCTGCGGAGCGCAGGGCGCACAAGGTGTCAACAGCGCAGCCCACGGCGGCGAAGGTCGCATTCGATTCCCCGCCTGCTCAGGCCGGGGCCGGCGCGAGTGCCGACGCAGAGGACGCGGGGCGGAACGGCGCAACGGACGCGTCGCTGTTTCAGGTGCTCGACCCGCGCGATTCGGCGCAGTCGCAGATGTCGTCAGCTCCGCCTATGCCGCAGGTGGAGGGCTGGGTGACCGTGCCCGCGTCGTTGATCGCAGAGCAGCTTCCGCCGGACGCGCAGCTGGAGGTGGACGAGGTGACGATACCGCTGTCACGCATCATGCCCAGGCTGCGTGAGGGCGAGGTGCGCATCCCGTTGGTCGAGCTCGACGACGTCGTATCCCGGCCCGCCGGGGCGGCCGACGATGCGGCGAGCATCGAGCTTCCGCTACCCGCGATCGTGCCGCTTATCCCGGATGAAGCCTTCGACTTGCCGCAACCGAAACCCCCGTCGTGGCTGGCAGCAGACGCGGCGCTGGAGGACATATTCTTCGCCAAGGTCTAGGGACGCCTGGCCTGGAACGCGAGCAGAGGTCGGCCTATGGCCTCCGTCAACTATGCACTAAAAGAGATTTCCTGCAAGATCGTGTACTACGGCCCGGGGATGTGCGGGAAGACAACCAATCTCCAGCACATCCACCATCACACCAACGCCGAGCGGCGAGGCGATCTGGTCTCGCTCGCCACGCCCGGCGAGCGCACATTGTTCTTCGACTTCCTCCCGCTGGAGGCGCCGAGCCTGCACGGTTTCGAGACGAAGTTCCAGGTGTACACGGTGCCCGGCCAGGTGATGTACAACTCGACCAGAAAGCTCGTGCTGCGGGCGGTGGACGGGATCATCTTCGTCGCCGATTCGCAGTGGGACAAGATGCGAGAGAACGTCGAGAGTTTCCGCAACATGGAGGAGAACCTAGCGGGCTACTCGTGCAGCCTGGAGACGACGCCTTACGTGATGCAGTACAACAAGCGTGACCTCGACAATGTGGCGCCGCTGAGGTTCATGCAGTACGTTCTGAACCCGTGGCAGGTGCCGCATTTCGAGGCGGTCGCTATCGACGGCCGCGGCGTATTCGAGAGCCTGAACGCAGCGTGCAAGTTGGTGCTCGCCAATCTGCGCGCGAAGCAACAGCGCGGCGCGATGTAGGGCACCGCCGGTCGTCTCGTTCAAGCTGTTGCCGATGACGGCCGAAATGTGGAATAAAGCAGTAGAGCCGGGGGGCTTGACAACCAAATAAGGGATTTCGGTCGCTGATAAAGGCAAACCCTTCGCGAGGAGGGGACGCAAAGCCACGGGACTCACCCTGGATGCGGCTTGGCCGCAGTCAGGAACGGCGCGCTGCGCCGTGAGTCAGCCGGGTTGCCACAAGACGAAATCCCCGCGCGCCGCCTGGTGCGGCGTGATATGGGGAGCCGTCTTCCGGCAGCCTTGCTGGGGCGGCTCCGCCTTTTGTTGGGCGGGCACAGCCGCCCAGTGTCGCCAGAGCAACTGGCTGCCGGTGGACGGCAGATCCGAGGGATGGCACATTGCCGCTGTATGGCACGTTCGACGAGTTTGGCTTCGCGGAGATACTCCAGCTGCTCAACCTGAGTCGCAAGAGCGGCACGTTGACCGTGCGCCAGGGCAGCCTGCAGGGGCTGGTGCATCTGCGCGACGGGCAGGTCGTGGAAGCCGCCTGCGAGGGCCACAGCGGAGCCCCGGTGATCTATCGGCTGCTGGGGTGGCGCGAGGGGGAGTTCGATTTCAGCCGCAACCTGCGACCGGTGACGCGCAGCGTTCACGATTCGACCGAAGCGCTCATCATGGAGGGCATGCGGCGGATTGATGAATGGGAGCAGATCGAGCGGGAGTTCACCGACCTCAACGTTGTGCTGCGCTTGAGGAGCGGCAAGGCGACGGAGCGACACGACGACCTCAGCGACGAGCACCGTACCATCATGAAGCTAGTGGACGCGCGCCGCAATGTGGCGCAGATCATCCGTGAGAGCGGCATCGAGCCGGTGCAAGCAATCCTCCTCATAACTGAACTCATAAGCCAGGACCTCGTCGAGAAATGGGGCTCGGCGAAGGTCAGCACTCGGGACCAGGTGGCGCACGTCGAACACACGCCGCCGTCACCGAGCCTGGGCATCGGCAACTACTTCAGCCCGAGCCCGCCCGGCGACACAGCGGGCGCGCCGGCGGGCGTCCCACCCGCTGAGACAGGAGCAGACGAATCATGAGCGTTTTCTCGAAGCTCTACGGCGACGCCGACGTCGTCGGCTTGGACATCGGCAGTCACAGTGTCAAAGTCGTACAGTTGGATGAAGAGCGCGGGAGCCTGGTGCTGCGCAAAGCGGGTACCCGCCCGACGCCGGCGGGCGCCACCAAGGGCGGAGTCGTCACCGATTCCGCCACCGTAGCCCAGACCGTGTCTGCGCTGCTGGGCGCTCTCGAGATCCCGGCGACACAGGTGTTGGCGGCGGTCGCAGGGCCGACGGTGGTGGTGCGCCAGGTACAGATGCCGTACATGTCGGAGCGCCAACTGCGCAAGTCCATCCAGTGGGAGGCGCGTAGCTACATCTCCTTCCCGGTCGAGGACAGCATCCTGGAGTTCCAGGTGCTCGGGCAGCGGGACGGCGGCCAGCTCGACGTCATGCTCGTCGCGACGCCCCGCGATATGGTGGAAACCCGAGTGGAGGCCCTGGAACGCGCCGGCCTCGAGCCGATTGGCATTGAGCTCGAGCCCTTCGCGACCATGCGCAGCCTGATCGAATTCAACGGGCAGTCGGCATTCGACACCGAGACGGTCGCGTTGGTCGACAGCGGCGCATCGTTCACCGAGATCAACATCGTCAAGAACCGCAACTTCGTCCTGACGCGCACCATCCCGATCGCGGGCAACAGCATGACCGAGGCCATCGCCTCGGCGCTCGCCATGGATAACGACAAGGCGAACGCCCTCAAGGAAACCGCGATGCAGGTGGTGTGCAGCGAGGAAGAGCGCGCCACTCTCGATCCCTTCGCCCAGCAGGCGAGCCGCGCCGTCGAGCCGCTGCTCGACGAGCTGATCCGCGAAATCCGCCGCTCACTCGCCTATTACGACTATCAGCAGCAGGCGCCTGCCGAGGATGAGGACCAGAACCGTGCCCCGGGCGTCAACCGCATCATCCTCTCCGGTGGGACGGCCAAGATGGCCGGGCTCGCCGCCTACTTCCAAGCGCAGCTCGGCGTTCCCGTCGAGCAGGCAGGCATGTTCAGCCACGGGCTGATCCAGACGCCCGGGCTGAGCCAGGAGTATCTCGACGAGCATTCCCCGACGCTCGTCGTCGCTGCCGGCCTGGCGCTCAGGGAGATCATGCTGAGCGGCAAGCTTAACCTGAGAGCAGCCGAAGCCCGTTGATAAGCGTCAACAAGTTAGGTGAAGCCTGATGACAAGCATCAACATCAACCTCATCGCCGAGCGCAGAGCACAGAAGCAGCGCAGCGCCAAACTGCTGCGGCTCGCCGGCTACACCGTCTTGAGCCTGATCGTCGTCATCGGCGTCATGTACGCCTATTTCACGATCGCCATCGGCATCACGCAAGGCGAGGTCGTGGAATGCGCCGCCAAGCTCAGCGACCCCAAGTTCCGCGCTGATCTCCAACGCATCGAGTATTTGGAGCAGCACTGCGCTGCGCTGGAGCCGCGAGTGAACCTGCTCGAGGCGGTCCACGGCAGCCAGCAGGCCTGGATCGCGGTCCTGGGCGACCTCAGCCGCTGCATCCCGAACAACGTGTGGCTGACCAACGTCCAGTCGCGCCGCGATCAGTCCGGGCAATCCCTGTCCATCGCAGGCTCTGCCGCCTCGCAGCGGGCGGTCGGCGACTTCATGCTGAACCTCAAGCAAGCGACGTGGTGCGGGGATCCCGTGCTTAACTTCACGCAGACGGTGGGCTTGCTCGACCAGGAGGTGGTGAATTTCGATGTCACCGCCCCGATCAAGCATCCCATAGGGAGCGAACTCCGATGAAGATAGCAAATCGCAAGGGCGCCTTCACGATCCTGATTCTCGTCTCGACCGTGCTGTTGTGCCTGGGGGGGTTTGTCTACCAGACCAAAGTGACGAAGCTGCGCGCGCTGACGCGGGAGCGCAACGACAAGCGCCAGGAACTCCAGGGGCTGCAAGACAAGCTCGCCACGAGGCCGATGCTCGAACGCAAGTACTCCAACCTCCAGGAGCGCCTGGCGGTGCTGGAACCGGCACTGCCGACCTACGCCTACATACCGACCTTCCTGCGGCAGATAGAGAAGCTGGCGCAGGATACGGATAACAAGGTGATGGGCGTCAAGCCGCTGCCGCTCATCGAGCGCGCGCCCACGCCCGCGCCCGCGTCCACCGAATCTCCAGCGGGAGCTGACGGCGGCGCGGCGCCGGCCGAAGAGCAACTGGCGGCCGACGCACTCTACGACCGGGTACCGATCGAGTTTGATCTCACGGGCGAGTACTGGCAAACGGAGAAGTTCCTCGAGCGCTTGAGCCAGTTCCCGAAAATGCTGGCGGTCAACGACCTGTCGCTCGCGCCGGCATGTCAGCCGGAGGGCCTCAAGGCGCCGGACCTGCGCGTGAAGATGAACCTGCTCGCTCTCATCCAGAAAGGGGAAGAGAAATGGACAAGCGACGCAAAGAACTCCTCTTCCTAGGGGCAGGACTGGCGGTTCTGCTGGCAGCCCTGTTTTTCACGTTCAAGCCCACCACGCGGCCGGCGCAGGCGACGACGCAGCCGCCGCCGAGCGCGACGGCGCGCGAGCCGTCTGACTTGGCCTCGGCACGCATCGAGTCGTCGGCGGCGCCGATACCGATGAGCCAAGGCGGGACGACGGCCGGGCGTAATCCCTTTGCGCCCGTGATCGCCGCGCGGCCGGCCTCCGCACCGGGCTCCGCGCCGCCGGCGATGGTGGCCGCAATGCCGCCGGCGCCCCTGCCGCCGATCGAGCCCATGCGCCTGGAGCTATTCGGCCCGCCGGATCAGGCGTCCCCGTCCGGGGTCATAACGCCCGCGGCGGAACCGACGCCGGCGCAAGCGACTCTGCGCCTCACCGGCGTCATCTACGGTGACCCGTCCATGGCGATCATCCGCAAGGGTGACAAGCGATACTTCGTGCGGCCCGGCGACCCCGTCGGTGGCCGCTACATGGTTCAGTCCATAGCACGTCGGCAGGTGGTCCTCGCCAGCAGCGAGGGGACACTTCGCCTCGACCTAACAGGGAGGTTGTAAGACATGACCCGCAGAGCAATCCCCAACCGAAAGTTGTCCCCTCCGCAGGCACGCGCCTGGCTGTGCCTGGTGCTCAGCGCAGCGGTGCTGTTGCCGCTCGCCGCGGCGCCTGTGGCAGCGCAAGGGCCGGAAGCCCTCCCCGGGACGCAGCTTTTCGCTGCGGCGGACCCGGCGGCTGGAGGGAAGCGTTTCAGCCTCGATTTCGTCGCCACCGATCTGGTCGACGTGATCAAGGCGCTCGCGGCCCAGAGCGGCGCGAACATCGCGGTGAGCAGCACGGTGTCCGGCACGGTCACGCTGCGGCTGAGTGAAGTCACGGTCGAGGAAGCCCTGACCGTGATCAGCAAGATCAACAGCCTCGAGTTCGCCAAGATCGACAGCACCTACGTTGTGGGCACGCCGGAGGAGGTCAAGGCGTTGGTTGCGGAGCCGCCGGCTCCGGATCAGCCGTTGACTGAGGTCGTCGCCCTGCAGTACGTGCCCGCTGAGGACGCCATGGCGATCATCGGCGACGTGGAGCCGCAGGTCACGTGCAAGGCCAGCCCCACCGGCGGGCTGATCCTGAATGGGACGCCCGCTGCGCTCGAGCGCGCGAAGGCGCTGCTCGCGGGCGTCGACGTGGCGCCCGCGATGGGCATCGCGGAGCGCGCCATCTACACGATCAAGTACGCCGATCCCAGGGAGTTCCAGGAAACACTGGAAACGGTGTTCCCCGATCTGAAAGTGACGCCGGCGCCGCGGTCGAGCACGCCGACGGTGCAGCCCGCCGCCAGAGGGGGCGCGCTGCAGGGCGGGATGGCAGCACTGGCTGCGCCGCAGTTGTCGGCGCAGGGCCAGCAGCCCGGCGGCGCGGGCGGAGTAGGCGGAGCCGGTCAGACGCAGGAACTCTCCCACGTCAGCAAGCTGGTTCTGAGCGGCGCGCCGGCGACGCTCACGCGTGCCCTCAAGCTGTGCGAAGAGCTCGACGTCCCGCCGATGCAGATCAAGATCAGCGCCACCATCACCGAGGTGCGCCAAGACGTGGAGAAGCGCCTCGGCATCAACTGGCAGGACCTTGCGGGCAAGGCGGGCATCATCGTCGGTGAGGCCTCCCCGTCGGAGTTCGACAGCGGGTTGTCCGCCGCCGAGGTCGCGGCCCACGATCTGAAGCTCGGCAGCATCATGCGGTCACACCTCAGTATCGCCGGCGCGATCAACGCGCTGGTCACCGAGGGCAACGCCCGCATCATGGCCAACCCGACCATCATGATTCTCGACGGCCGCCAGGCGACGATCCACGCGGGCGAGAAGATCTACTACCCGCAGATCGTCGGCTACACCCCGCTCGGCGGCCAGATCGTCCAGGCCACGGAGATTGACGTCGGCGTGACGCTCATGGTCAACCCGCGGATCGGCCCTGACAGCGAGATCACGCTGACCCTCGTGCCGAGCATCAGCTCTATAACGACCAGCGTGTTCGACGGATATCCGACGATCACCGAGCGTTCAACCGTGACCACCGTGCGCGTCAAGAGCGGTGAGACGCTGGCCATCGGCGGATTGATCCGCGACGACGAGACAATCAACGTCAACAAGGTGCCGTTGCTGGGCGACATTCCCGTCATCGGCGACCTGTTGTTCAAGTCAACGGTGAGGCATCCGGTGCGCTCGGAGGTGGTGATCATCATCACACCCGAGATCGCGGAGTCGGGGGCCGCGAGCTAGCGATTCGACGTGATTGTGTTGACAGGTGCGGGGGTCGCGCGGCTCGGCGTTCGGCCCCCGCTTGCGTGCCGCGATAGAGGACCGATGCATCGCGGCCGACGACGTAGGCAAGGGTGACAGGCAAAGGGATGGAGTCTCAGCAGAAATTCGTCACAGAGCTGGTGCGTGAGTTCACCAACCTCACCGACGACCAACTGCACCAGGCAATAGAGATCCAGAAGGAGACCAAGGAGCCGCTGCCCCAGATCTTGGTCAACATGGGCCTTATCAACGAGAAGGATAAGGCCAAGTGCCTGGGCCGGCAGTGGGGGATCCCGTTCGTTGACCTGTCGGAGCGGCAGCTCGACAAGGAACTCATCAAGGTCATTCCGCGCCACCTGCTGCAGCGCCTGCGCGCCGTGCCCCTGGAGCAAAGCGGCCGCAAGCTCACGGTCGCGATGGTCAACCCGCTGGATATCTTCGCGATAGACCAACTGCGGCTCGTGGCCGGCCTCGAGATCGAGCCCGTCATCGCGACGGACGAAGACATCAGCAATGTGCTGACGCAGGCCCACGCGGTGAGCGAAGAGATCGGCGCAGCCATCAAGCAGGTTGCGGAAGAGGTCGGACAAGCCGACATCAGCGAGATCACGTTTGAGCACAAATCCGCGGAGGAAGAGCTCACTGCCGATCAGTTGAAGGAACTCACCGAGGACGCGCCGGTGGTGCGCCTGGTGAACCTCATCATCCAGCAGGCGTTGCGCGACTCCGCGAGCGACATCCACATCCAGCCCGAAGCGAATCGCGTCCGCGTGCGCTATCGCATTGACGGTATCCTGCACGATAAGATGGTCGTGCCCAAGCAGGTGCAGGCGGCGTTGGTGTCGCGCGTCAAGGTGATGGCGGAAATGGACATCGCCGAGAAGCGAGCCCCGCAGGACGGACGCATCTCCCTGCTCATGAACAACCGGGAGTTCGACTTCCGTATCTCGACCTTCCCCGGAGCGCACGGCGAGAAAGTGGTCATGCGCGTTCTCGACAAGCGCGGGGTGCAAGTCAACCTCAACAAGCTCGGCATTCCCGCGAGCATGATGGAGGAATTCGACAATCTCATCAACCGCACGTACGGCATCATCGTGGTGACCGGGCCCACCGGCAGCGGCAAGTCAACCACGCTGTACTCGGTGCTCAACAAGATCAACGGCCCCGAAAAGAACATCATGACTATCGAGGACCCGGTGGAGTACCAGCTCCCGGGGCTGACGCAGGGACAGGTCAACCCGCGCGCCGGCGTCACCTTCGCCTCGGCGCTGCGCACCATGCTGCGCCAGGACCCGGACGTCATGCTGGTCGGCGAGATGCGCGATGCCGAGACCTCCCTCATCGCCGTCGAGGCGGCGTTGACCGGCCACCTCGTGCTCTCGACACTGCACACCAACGACGCTCCCAGCGCGGTCACCCGCATGCTGGAGATGGGGATCGAGCCGTTTCTCATCGCCTCGTCGGTCATCGGCGTCCTCGCGCAGCGGCTGGTGCGTGTGATCTGCCCCGACTGCAAGGAGGCGTACACGCCGCCGGTGGATGCGTTCCGGCGCCTCAATTTGGCGATGGATATGGAGTCGGTGACGTTTTACCGCGGCCAGGGGTGTGATCGCTGCATGAACACGGGCTACCGCGGACGCATCGGTGTGTTCGAACTCATGGCTATTAACGACAGCATCCGCGAACTCGTCCTGCGGATGACAGAGGCTCACTCGATTCGCCTGGAGGCGCTCGATTCATTAATGTTTACGCTGCGCCAGGTTGCGATGCAGAAGTTCCTGGAGGGCTTGTCGACGATGGTGGCAGCNNNNNNNNNNNNNNNNNNNNNNNNNNNNNNNNNNNNNNNNNNNNNNNNNNNNNNNNNNNNNNNNNNNNNNNNNNNNNNNNNNNNNNNNNNNNNNNNNNNNAGGTAGTCGTCCGTCTCGGCCTGCTGGGTGCGCGGAAGATCCTTGGGCGTCTGCGGCCTCATGTACTCGTCGAAGTAGCGGCGCGGCAGGACCTGGCGGTCGCCCCAGCGGCCCCGGTTGAGCCAGAACCACGCGATGCGGGCGAAGTCGCGCACCGAAGCGGAGAGGCGGCGGTTCTTCGCGCGGACCGCCAGGCCGTCCTGCAACCCCAAGGCGCCGAGCCGGTCGGGGTGTTCGGCAGCGGCCTTGGGATCATCCCGGAACACTTTGTCGAACAGGGTCTGCTGGTAGAGCTGGATCGCGAAGTCGTTGTAGGCCCACGCTGCGCCGGGAGGTTCGGGGCGCGCGTAGCCGCTGCTCATGCTCCCGAGGTGGCGGAAGGTAATGGCTTGGTCTTTCGGTTTGAGGTCCCACCCGAAGTCCGCGATGGGTTGGTCAACGCTCTCGACCAGGCCCTCCTGCAAAGCGAACAACAGCAGCGTGCTGAGCACGGGCTTCGCGGAGGAGAACCAGTCGCTGCGCTCCGCCTGGTCCCCCCACGCCTTGACGACGTATCCGTCCTTGATCACGCATCCCCTGCCGCCGAGCTTCTGCGCAAGCTCGTCGAGGATGGCGGAATCGAGCCCCAGGTCGGCGGGAGCGCGTTGCTCCCAGGCCGCGCCGGGGAAAACGACCTCGGTGGAAAGGGCACTGGCCGACAGGCTCATCATCCTTGGCCCCGAGCAGCCAAGCGTCAACCCGAACGTGATCCCGCAAACGATGACCGCCCAGGCACGTCTCAAGGTCGCCCTCCCTCGCGCTCAGTTGTAGATAGGCGCTTGCGTTGTCACCTTCTGCTGAAGGTCCGCCGGGTGATGCGATCAAGCCGGCCTGGCGCCAGCAGCTTCATCCACCCAACCAGCCTGCCTCGCAGCGAGGTCGTCACCTCGCGCCTGCGCGCTGCGGCGGCCTTGAGCATGATCGTCGCGCACTGCTGCGCCGACATCATCCTGTCGGTATAGAACTTACGCGCCGCCTCTTCGCCCATCAGCTCTCCGCTCGCCCGGCGAGTGTGCGCGATGAACCCGCTCACCACGAAGTCGGGATAGACGATGGTGACCGTCACCCCGTCATCCGCCAACTCCACGCGCAGCGTCTCGAAGAACCCCGTCATCGCATACTTGCTCGCCCCGTATGCGGTGTTGAGGGGTATCGGGACGCGCCCTGCGAGGCTGGACACGGCGACGATGCGCCCGCCGCTCGCCTTGAGGTGCGGCAGCGCGTGATACGTGCAGTACACGCTGCCCATGAAGTTGACCGCCATCACGTCCTCGAAGCCCCTGAGGTCAGGCAGCGTTTCGAATGGCGCGCGGACACTGAATCCCGCATTGTTGACCAGCATGTCAATGCGGCCGTGCGCCTCGACCGTCTGCTCGATAAGGTGCCTGCACTGCGCTTCATCCGCCACGTCCGTGGGCACGGCAATCGCCTTGCCGCCGCGCCGCGCGCACTCCGCCGCGACGGCATTCAGCTTATCAGCGCTGCGGGCTGCAAGAGACAGACGTGCGCCCTGATCCGCAAGCTGATAGGCCAGCTCTTCACCGATGCCGCTCGACGCGCCGGTGATAACACAGACCTCGTCGTTGAATGGTGTCTCCGCCATTTCCGCTCCTTCCCGCAGCACTGCGCCCGTGCGCGTCTTACCACGGCATCGGTTCGGGTGCCTGTCGCGCCGCGCGCATCGGGCTCACGCTCTCGGCCGAAAACGCTTTGAGTCGCACGGAGAACGTCGTCTCGACGGCTTGGACGAGGTACCGAGGCAGCGGGCCCGGGCCGCAGCTCGCGCTGCCCAGGCCGGACTGACGGTGATCGAGATTGAGGATCGTTTCGTCGCGGCGCACCAACTCGTGCGTGTGGCGCGCCTGCGTCAAATCCTCAGTGGTGTAGTGATGCGCGCTGACTTCGAGCAGTGGCATTCCGACAGCGATCACCCCGATGCCGCGCGCGTTCGTCACTGCCGCCCAGCGGGCCTCGGCCTTGTTGCCGTTCTCCTGCGGCATGATGTAGGGGACGTATTGCTCCTGCACCAAGCCGTGGTACACGCCGACGCACGCGCTCTCCTTGCGGTCCGCGTAGCTCTCGTGCGGCCCGCGCCCGTACCACGCGAATCGGTCGAACTCCCCGGGCATGAGCATCTGCAGGCCGATCCGCGGGAGATTCGGCAGGCTCCTGCGTGGCTCGATGCTGGTCTCGAGGATCACGTCCCCACTGCCGTAGATGGTATAGCGATAGGTGCACGTAAAGGCTACCGCGAAGCTCACGGGGGCCAGCACCGACGCCACTGCGATCTGCACCACATCCCTTTCCGCGCGGCTCATTGAGACGTCGGCGGTGCGGTGCGTCAGGCGGTCCAAGCCGACCTCCCGCCATCTGCGCGCGAAGTGCACGTCGTTGTCAGTCGGCGCGCGCCACACGTTGAGCCGCGGCCCGGCCCCGAGCAGCGGCGTGCCGCCGTACCGCCAGCGGGAGATCACGCCTGCCCGGCGATCAAAGTGAAGGTCGAACTCCTCGCCGGCGATGATGATCGCGTCTTCGGTTTCGGTCGTTGCGACAGGCGGCATCGCTCGCCTGAGTATCGCCGGCGTCGGCGGCGCCGCGACGGGCAGTTGGAACTGCGCCCATGCCACCTCGTGCCCCGCCGGCGCCCACGCGGTGGCCTCGGCGAGCGTGAAGCTGAGATCCAGCCAGTACTCCGCGCCCGGCTGCGCCGGCGGCAGCGTGTACGGCAGTGTCGCGGTCGTCTCTCCGCCGGCGGGCACATCGAGAGGCGGCGCGTCGCCCTCTGCCACAACATCGCCGTCGCGCCGGATGCGCCACGTGCCGCGCAGGTGGCGAAGCCACGAGAAGTCGTAGCGATTCTCGATCTTCACCGTGCCGGCGCGCAGGTCAACCGGCTCGACGTGCACCGGTTCGATGACCTTCTTATACTCGATCAGGCCCGTGTGCGGTATGCGGTCCGGGAAGTTCAGCCCGTCAATGCAGAAATTCCCGTCATTCGGCTCGTCGCCAAAGTCCCCGCCGTAGGCGAACCACTCCGCGCCGGATTCCGTACGCCGGCGGATACCATGGTCGACCCACTCCCAGATACACCCGCCGAGCAGTCGCGGATGCGTCCGGATCGCCTCCCAGTATTCCTTGAGATTGCCCGGTCCGTTGCCCATCGCGTGCGCGTACTCGCACATGAAGAAGGGGCGCGGGTCGTCGGTGCGCTCGCCCTCCGCGATCAGGTTCTCCACGGTGGGGTACATGACGCTCACGATATCCACCACCGGCGATTGCATCGCGCGTTCATAGTGGATCGGTCGCGTGGGGTCGGCCCCGCGTATCCATGCCGCCATGGCGTCGTGGTTGGGCCCGTACCCCGCTTCGTTGCCCAACGACCAGATGATGACCGAGGGATGATTCTTATCGCGCTCGACCATGCGCACCGCACGGTCCACGAACGCGGCCTCCCACGCGGCGTCCTTGGCAAGCAGATCATAGTCACCGGCCTTGACGACCCCGTGGC
Proteins encoded in this region:
- a CDS encoding gliding-motility protein MglA encodes the protein MASVNYALKEISCKIVYYGPGMCGKTTNLQHIHHHTNAERRGDLVSLATPGERTLFFDFLPLEAPSLHGFETKFQVYTVPGQVMYNSTRKLVLRAVDGIIFVADSQWDKMRENVESFRNMEENLAGYSCSLETTPYVMQYNKRDLDNVAPLRFMQYVLNPWQVPHFEAVAIDGRGVFESLNAACKLVLANLRAKQQRGAM
- a CDS encoding DUF4388 domain-containing protein, producing the protein MPLYGTFDEFGFAEILQLLNLSRKSGTLTVRQGSLQGLVHLRDGQVVEAACEGHSGAPVIYRLLGWREGEFDFSRNLRPVTRSVHDSTEALIMEGMRRIDEWEQIEREFTDLNVVLRLRSGKATERHDDLSDEHRTIMKLVDARRNVAQIIRESGIEPVQAILLITELISQDLVEKWGSAKVSTRDQVAHVEHTPPSPSLGIGNYFSPSPPGDTAGAPAGVPPAETGADES
- the pilM gene encoding type IV pilus assembly protein PilM; translation: MSVFSKLYGDADVVGLDIGSHSVKVVQLDEERGSLVLRKAGTRPTPAGATKGGVVTDSATVAQTVSALLGALEIPATQVLAAVAGPTVVVRQVQMPYMSERQLRKSIQWEARSYISFPVEDSILEFQVLGQRDGGQLDVMLVATPRDMVETRVEALERAGLEPIGIELEPFATMRSLIEFNGQSAFDTETVALVDSGASFTEINIVKNRNFVLTRTIPIAGNSMTEAIASALAMDNDKANALKETAMQVVCSEEERATLDPFAQQASRAVEPLLDELIREIRRSLAYYDYQQQAPAEDEDQNRAPGVNRIILSGGTAKMAGLAAYFQAQLGVPVEQAGMFSHGLIQTPGLSQEYLDEHSPTLVVAAGLALREIMLSGKLNLRAAEAR
- a CDS encoding PilN domain-containing protein codes for the protein MTSININLIAERRAQKQRSAKLLRLAGYTVLSLIVVIGVMYAYFTIAIGITQGEVVECAAKLSDPKFRADLQRIEYLEQHCAALEPRVNLLEAVHGSQQAWIAVLGDLSRCIPNNVWLTNVQSRRDQSGQSLSIAGSAASQRAVGDFMLNLKQATWCGDPVLNFTQTVGLLDQEVVNFDVTAPIKHPIGSELR
- the pilO gene encoding type 4a pilus biogenesis protein PilO gives rise to the protein MKIANRKGAFTILILVSTVLLCLGGFVYQTKVTKLRALTRERNDKRQELQGLQDKLATRPMLERKYSNLQERLAVLEPALPTYAYIPTFLRQIEKLAQDTDNKVMGVKPLPLIERAPTPAPASTESPAGADGGAAPAEEQLAADALYDRVPIEFDLTGEYWQTEKFLERLSQFPKMLAVNDLSLAPACQPEGLKAPDLRVKMNLLALIQKGEEKWTSDAKNSSS
- a CDS encoding type II secretion system protein GspD, whose amino-acid sequence is MTRRAIPNRKLSPPQARAWLCLVLSAAVLLPLAAAPVAAQGPEALPGTQLFAAADPAAGGKRFSLDFVATDLVDVIKALAAQSGANIAVSSTVSGTVTLRLSEVTVEEALTVISKINSLEFAKIDSTYVVGTPEEVKALVAEPPAPDQPLTEVVALQYVPAEDAMAIIGDVEPQVTCKASPTGGLILNGTPAALERAKALLAGVDVAPAMGIAERAIYTIKYADPREFQETLETVFPDLKVTPAPRSSTPTVQPAARGGALQGGMAALAAPQLSAQGQQPGGAGGVGGAGQTQELSHVSKLVLSGAPATLTRALKLCEELDVPPMQIKISATITEVRQDVEKRLGINWQDLAGKAGIIVGEASPSEFDSGLSAAEVAAHDLKLGSIMRSHLSIAGAINALVTEGNARIMANPTIMILDGRQATIHAGEKIYYPQIVGYTPLGGQIVQATEIDVGVTLMVNPRIGPDSEITLTLVPSISSITTSVFDGYPTITERSTVTTVRVKSGETLAIGGLIRDDETINVNKVPLLGDIPVIGDLLFKSTVRHPVRSEVVIIITPEIAESGAAS
- a CDS encoding type II/IV secretion system protein, encoding MESQQKFVTELVREFTNLTDDQLHQAIEIQKETKEPLPQILVNMGLINEKDKAKCLGRQWGIPFVDLSERQLDKELIKVIPRHLLQRLRAVPLEQSGRKLTVAMVNPLDIFAIDQLRLVAGLEIEPVIATDEDISNVLTQAHAVSEEIGAAIKQVAEEVGQADISEITFEHKSAEEELTADQLKELTEDAPVVRLVNLIIQQALRDSASDIHIQPEANRVRVRYRIDGILHDKMVVPKQVQAALVSRVKVMAEMDIAEKRAPQDGRISLLMNNREFDFRISTFPGAHGEKVVMRVLDKRGVQVNLNKLGIPASMMEEFDNLINRTYGIIVVTGPTGSGKSTTLYSVLNKINGPEKNIMTIEDPVEYQLPGLTQGQVNPRAGVTFASALRTMLRQDPDVMLVGEMRDAETSLIAVEAALTGHLVLSTLHTNDAPSAVTRMLEMGIEPFLIASSVIGVLAQRLVRVICPDCKEAYTPPVDAFRRLNLAMDMESVTFYRGQGCDRCMNTGYRGRIGVFELMAINDSIRELVLRMTEAHSIRLEALDSLMFTLRQVAMQKFLEGLSTMVAA
- a CDS encoding serine hydrolase, coding for MRRAWAVIVCGITFGLTLGCSGPRMMSLSASALSTEVVFPGAAWEQRAPADLGLDSAILDELAQKLGGRGCVIKDGYVVKAWGDQAERSDWFSSAKPVLSTLLLFALQEGLVESVDQPIADFGWDLKPKDQAITFRHLGSMSSGYARPEPPGAAWAYNDFAIQLYQQTLFDKVFRDDPKAAAEHPDRLGALGLQDGLAVRAKNRRLSASVRDFARIAWFWLNRGRWGDRQVLPRRYFDEYMRPQTPKDLPRTQQAETDDYL